In a single window of the Hoyosella subflava DQS3-9A1 genome:
- a CDS encoding NAD(P)/FAD-dependent oxidoreductase: protein MTELISRGAVWPELDLSPQDRVDTWLIEFEAALAARDIGRAAGMFATDSFWRDLVAFTWNIKTVEGREGVTDMLTSQLDAASPSNFRTTDTPAEADGVVSAWISFETATGRGIGHLRLKEEGAWTLLTAAQELKGYEEGKGQRRPKGVVHGANKSRVTWAEQRAIEEKELGYTAQPYVLIIGGGQGGIALGARMRQLGVPAIVVDKHERPGDQWRKRYKSLCLHDPVWYDHLPYMPFPENWPVFTPKDKIGDWLEMYTRVMEVPYWSSTTCTSAAFNEETKEWTVHVNRDGEDLVLRPKQLVLATGMSGKPNVPTFPGQEKFQGDQHHSSQHPGPDKYAGKRAVVIGANNSAHDICAALWESDVDVTMVQRSSTHIVKSDSLMEIGLGDLYSERALAEGMTTQKADLTFASIPYRIMHEFQIPVYDKIRERDSDFYDRLEKAGFKHDWGDDGSGLFMKYLRRGSGYYIDVGASELVADGEIKLAHGNVRELTENSVILEDGTELEADVVVYATGYGSMNGWASDLIGQEVADKVGKCWGLGSDTTKDPGPWEGEQRNMWKPTQQEALWFHGGNLHQSRHYSLYLALQLKARYEGLPTPVYGLQEVHHLS, encoded by the coding sequence ATGACCGAACTCATCTCTCGCGGCGCCGTATGGCCGGAACTTGACCTCAGCCCGCAGGACCGCGTCGACACGTGGCTCATCGAATTCGAAGCCGCACTCGCTGCTCGCGACATCGGCAGGGCCGCAGGAATGTTCGCAACTGACAGCTTCTGGCGCGACCTCGTTGCCTTCACCTGGAATATCAAGACGGTGGAAGGGCGGGAGGGCGTGACGGACATGCTCACCAGCCAGCTAGATGCGGCCAGCCCATCGAACTTCCGGACAACCGACACTCCGGCCGAAGCCGACGGGGTGGTCAGCGCCTGGATCAGTTTCGAGACCGCGACTGGGCGCGGCATTGGACATCTGCGCCTAAAAGAAGAAGGTGCCTGGACGCTCCTGACTGCGGCGCAGGAACTCAAAGGCTATGAGGAAGGCAAAGGGCAGCGTCGACCAAAGGGAGTAGTGCACGGCGCCAATAAGAGTCGCGTGACCTGGGCGGAACAACGCGCGATCGAGGAGAAGGAACTGGGCTACACGGCCCAGCCGTACGTCCTGATCATCGGTGGAGGACAAGGGGGCATCGCCCTCGGCGCCCGGATGCGGCAACTCGGCGTGCCAGCCATTGTCGTAGACAAACATGAACGTCCCGGCGACCAGTGGCGAAAGCGGTACAAGTCGCTGTGCCTGCACGATCCGGTCTGGTACGACCATCTCCCGTACATGCCCTTCCCGGAGAACTGGCCGGTGTTCACGCCGAAAGACAAGATCGGTGACTGGCTCGAGATGTACACACGCGTTATGGAGGTGCCGTACTGGAGTTCGACGACGTGCACATCAGCTGCCTTCAACGAAGAGACAAAGGAATGGACGGTACACGTCAACCGCGATGGCGAGGATCTCGTCCTCCGTCCCAAACAGCTGGTTCTCGCGACAGGGATGTCAGGGAAACCGAACGTCCCTACATTCCCCGGCCAGGAAAAATTCCAGGGCGACCAGCATCATTCGAGTCAGCATCCAGGTCCGGACAAGTACGCGGGCAAACGGGCGGTCGTCATCGGCGCCAACAACTCAGCACACGACATTTGCGCTGCGCTGTGGGAATCGGACGTCGATGTGACGATGGTGCAGCGCTCGTCGACACACATCGTGAAGTCTGACTCGCTGATGGAAATCGGCCTCGGCGATCTGTACTCGGAGCGGGCCCTGGCAGAAGGCATGACGACCCAGAAGGCCGATCTGACCTTCGCGTCAATTCCGTACCGCATCATGCACGAGTTCCAGATTCCGGTTTACGACAAGATCCGGGAGCGCGACTCGGACTTCTACGATCGTCTGGAGAAAGCCGGCTTCAAGCATGACTGGGGTGACGACGGATCCGGTCTGTTCATGAAGTACCTCCGAAGAGGTTCGGGCTACTACATCGATGTTGGCGCTTCGGAGCTCGTTGCGGACGGCGAGATCAAACTCGCACACGGTAACGTTCGCGAGCTGACAGAGAACAGTGTGATTCTCGAAGATGGAACCGAACTCGAAGCCGACGTTGTTGTCTACGCGACGGGATACGGCTCGATGAATGGGTGGGCTTCGGACCTGATAGGACAGGAAGTCGCCGACAAGGTCGGCAAGTGCTGGGGGCTTGGCTCGGACACGACGAAGGACCCGGGCCCGTGGGAGGGTGAGCAGCGCAACATGTGGAAGCCCACCCAGCAGGAAGCACTCTGGTTCCACGGCGGCAATCTGCACCAGTCGCGGCACTACTCGCTTTATTTGGCGCTACAGCTCAAAGCGCGCTACGAGGGCCTTCCGACGCCGGTGTACGGACTGCAGGAAGTCCATCACCTCAGCTAG